A stretch of the Candidatus Babeliales bacterium genome encodes the following:
- the thyX gene encoding FAD-dependent thymidylate synthase: METIKSSTSTPNSAQETIIKLDPLGDGISSLELIRVSGSDLDIVNAARVSYGKLSTTLSDRDQNLIKFLMEHRHTSPFEHNQLSFRVKTPIYVQREWMRHRMNSFNEISYRFVKAKVEFYIPRYWRRQDTANKQSSIGAFEDNQLRELYIKNLQASYKAYEDLLEQGVAREQARGLLPVCIYTEFIFTCNLHSLMHFLKLRLDQGAQKEIRAYAFGLLKLAEPYFPIALTEWKRTQMPKIDNEGWSLDFISNLSNNKQ; the protein is encoded by the coding sequence ATGGAAACCATAAAATCTTCTACTAGCACCCCTAATTCAGCACAAGAAACCATTATTAAGCTTGATCCTTTGGGTGATGGTATAAGCTCTCTAGAGCTTATCAGAGTTTCTGGCTCAGATCTTGATATTGTGAATGCTGCACGTGTTTCTTATGGAAAATTATCAACAACCTTAAGTGATCGGGATCAGAATTTAATTAAATTTTTGATGGAACATCGTCATACAAGCCCTTTTGAGCACAATCAACTCTCATTTCGGGTAAAGACACCAATTTATGTGCAACGCGAATGGATGCGGCATCGGATGAACTCATTCAATGAAATTAGCTACAGATTTGTAAAGGCCAAAGTAGAATTTTATATACCTCGCTATTGGCGCCGCCAAGATACCGCAAATAAGCAATCTTCGATAGGCGCATTTGAGGATAATCAATTACGAGAACTCTATATCAAAAACCTCCAAGCAAGCTATAAGGCATATGAAGACCTACTTGAGCAAGGGGTAGCGCGTGAACAAGCAAGGGGATTATTACCGGTCTGCATTTATACGGAATTTATTTTTACCTGCAATCTTCATTCGCTTATGCATTTTTTAAAATTACGTCTTGACCAAGGTGCTCAAAAAGAGATTCGCGCTTATGCCTTTGGCTTATTAAAACTTGCAGAACCATATTTTCCGATTGCTCTAACAGAATGGAAACGAACTCAAATGCCCAAAATCGACAATGAGGGTTGGAGCCTTGACTTTATAAGCAATTTGAGTAATAATAAGCAATGA
- the secF gene encoding protein translocase subunit SecF: MIDFLKYRYICASFSLLMILTFAGVFTYKRSTTGQAFTYSVDFTGGTQVLFKFDKPVSSAEIIDTLEKNGWSGAITREFGKNEVLVRVKEFSGDVAGLGEKIRTVLAKNFNTQVSILQIDSIGQGVGEALTWNSIKAVTIGLILMLIYIAWRFWSIGYALGAVIALFHDAIAILLFFLLFDKEISINVIGAILAVLGYSINDTIVIFTQIRQNIKAMPNVAHDQVVNISLNQTLRRTILTSVSTALIVLALIILGGEALRDLSTALLIGIIFGTYSSIYIASPVMLLFNKEK, from the coding sequence ATGATTGATTTTCTGAAATATCGATATATTTGTGCGTCATTTTCACTTTTAATGATACTTACTTTTGCTGGAGTATTTACTTATAAAAGAAGTACAACAGGACAAGCATTCACTTACAGTGTTGATTTTACTGGCGGCACACAAGTTTTATTTAAATTTGATAAACCTGTCAGTAGTGCTGAAATTATCGATACCCTAGAAAAAAATGGATGGTCTGGTGCAATTACTCGTGAATTTGGAAAAAACGAAGTTCTAGTTCGTGTTAAAGAATTTTCTGGCGATGTTGCAGGGCTCGGTGAAAAAATTAGGACAGTATTAGCAAAAAATTTCAATACTCAAGTTTCTATTTTACAAATTGACAGCATAGGGCAAGGAGTTGGTGAAGCATTAACTTGGAACTCTATAAAAGCGGTGACTATTGGGCTCATTTTAATGCTTATATATATTGCATGGCGCTTTTGGTCTATTGGTTATGCGCTTGGTGCAGTTATAGCATTATTTCATGATGCAATAGCAATTTTATTATTTTTCCTGCTTTTTGATAAAGAAATTTCAATAAATGTTATTGGTGCAATTCTTGCTGTCTTAGGTTATTCGATAAATGATACAATCGTTATTTTTACGCAAATAAGACAAAATATAAAAGCGATGCCTAATGTGGCTCATGATCAAGTAGTAAATATAAGTTTGAACCAAACATTACGTCGTACTATTTTAACCAGTGTATCAACCGCATTAATTGTACTGGCTCTCATCATTCTTGGCGGGGAAGCGCTCCGAGATTTATCAACTGCATTGCTTATTGGTATAATCTTTGGCACATATTCTTCCATTTATATTGCGAGTCCGGTAATGTTATTATTCAATAAAGAAAAATAA
- the polA gene encoding DNA polymerase I, with amino-acid sequence MEKITSKKTVFLIDGSSFLYRAYYSLRPLHTKQGEPVQAVYSFIRMIKKMIDAFKPSYLTLVWDSKGKTIRHEVYPEYKATRQEPPSDLFKQKEHIQEFADLIGITQIAQSGEEADDLMYSIAKDLEKNGMNAVFVTSDKDMGQALSDSITIFDPFKDQFIDAEVFEKNMGFSVKKLPFYFALLGDASDNIPGVKGIGKKGATDIVQQFDSLEDLYENLDKVKKERTRKALEEQKKEAFLSRQLFLLHYCPLNIDLKDLTFDRNQWMNALPLFEALEFKSLVKDIQGKLPLEKRQKLSELKGYTFKTIITEADLAELCQQIQQEKIVAIDTELNGLDPLQDKLVGLCICVKKGTAYYIPFGHEMAEKQLSRDQVLNAFKPLLIDPTIKKIMHHAKFDMLALIHYGIEVKGLIFDTLIAAHLITEDWQRIGLKSLSEYYLNEPMFTFADVVTNNGYKKFGDLPIDLATEYAASDAHQTLQLEPILRAELIKQNMYTLFETIEFPLIQVLFEMEKQGIYLDTDILQKIDKQVTYDLSEIKNHITELIGPEFKNINLNSPKQLGQLLFEQLKLPPQKKTMGRTSYSTDVEVLEALSELHPVPALIVKYRELFKLKSTYIDALPTYINPETGRIHTTFSQTAVATGRLASSNPNLQNIPTDSAHYKGLHLRSAFKPKEGNVFLSADYSQIELRVLAFLSQDEALVNAFLKGEDIHTRTAAKLFDTSIDNVISAQRQIGKRINFSILYGLTPYGLSKDLKIPFKDAKIYIEKYFAQYPQVSTWMDSIIAETKEHGYVTTYFGRRRYIPGIYEENKVLFDLARRIAINTKAQGTAAELMKLGMINLNKALKKENLNAKILLQIHDELLISVPQNELSQTEKVVKQILENVVNWNVPLVVSTRFGNDWQEITK; translated from the coding sequence GTGGAAAAAATTACCTCAAAAAAAACTGTATTTTTAATCGATGGCTCATCATTTTTATACCGAGCCTATTATAGCTTACGTCCATTGCATACCAAGCAAGGAGAACCAGTCCAAGCAGTATATAGCTTTATACGTATGATAAAAAAAATGATTGATGCCTTTAAACCATCGTATCTTACTTTAGTTTGGGATAGTAAAGGCAAAACAATACGGCATGAAGTATATCCTGAATACAAAGCAACACGTCAAGAACCACCAAGTGATCTTTTTAAGCAAAAAGAACACATCCAAGAATTTGCTGATTTAATTGGAATTACTCAAATTGCCCAATCAGGAGAAGAAGCTGATGATTTAATGTATTCAATTGCTAAAGATTTAGAAAAAAATGGCATGAATGCTGTTTTTGTTACTTCTGATAAAGATATGGGTCAGGCATTGAGTGATTCAATTACCATTTTTGATCCATTCAAAGATCAATTTATTGATGCTGAAGTTTTTGAAAAAAACATGGGTTTTTCCGTTAAAAAATTACCGTTTTATTTTGCATTGCTTGGCGATGCTTCAGATAATATTCCGGGTGTCAAAGGAATTGGAAAAAAAGGCGCCACTGATATAGTGCAGCAATTCGATTCTCTTGAAGATTTATATGAAAACTTAGATAAAGTAAAAAAAGAACGCACACGAAAAGCGCTTGAAGAACAAAAAAAAGAAGCTTTTTTAAGTAGACAGCTATTTTTACTTCATTATTGCCCATTAAATATTGATTTAAAAGATCTGACATTTGATCGCAATCAATGGATGAATGCTTTACCATTATTTGAAGCTTTAGAGTTCAAATCATTAGTTAAAGATATTCAAGGAAAACTTCCACTTGAAAAAAGACAAAAACTTTCTGAACTCAAAGGTTATACTTTTAAAACAATTATAACTGAAGCCGATCTTGCAGAGCTCTGCCAACAAATACAACAAGAAAAAATAGTAGCAATTGATACTGAGCTGAATGGGCTTGATCCTTTGCAGGATAAGTTAGTTGGCTTATGTATTTGTGTAAAAAAAGGCACTGCATATTATATTCCTTTTGGCCATGAGATGGCGGAAAAACAACTTTCACGCGATCAAGTGCTTAATGCATTTAAGCCTTTACTTATTGATCCCACCATAAAAAAAATTATGCATCACGCTAAATTTGATATGCTTGCACTTATTCATTATGGCATTGAAGTAAAAGGATTAATATTTGATACTTTAATTGCGGCTCATTTGATTACTGAAGACTGGCAGCGAATCGGCCTTAAATCTCTCTCTGAATACTATTTAAACGAACCGATGTTTACCTTTGCTGATGTGGTTACTAATAATGGTTATAAGAAATTTGGTGACTTGCCGATTGATTTAGCTACAGAATATGCCGCTTCTGATGCACACCAAACATTACAGTTAGAACCAATTTTACGTGCAGAACTTATTAAACAAAATATGTATACATTATTTGAAACAATTGAATTTCCACTTATTCAAGTATTATTTGAAATGGAAAAACAGGGCATTTATCTGGATACTGATATTTTGCAAAAAATTGATAAACAAGTAACTTATGATTTATCCGAAATAAAAAATCATATTACTGAGCTTATTGGCCCTGAATTTAAGAATATCAATTTAAATTCTCCCAAACAGCTTGGTCAACTGCTTTTTGAACAACTAAAGCTACCTCCACAAAAAAAGACTATGGGGCGAACTAGTTATTCTACTGACGTAGAAGTGTTAGAGGCACTTTCTGAATTGCATCCAGTACCAGCATTAATTGTAAAATATCGTGAGCTCTTTAAATTAAAAAGTACCTATATTGATGCACTTCCAACATACATTAATCCTGAGACAGGGCGTATTCACACTACTTTTAGTCAAACAGCGGTTGCAACCGGTAGGCTTGCAAGTTCGAATCCAAATCTACAAAATATTCCGACTGATTCGGCTCATTACAAAGGACTGCATTTGCGTTCTGCATTTAAGCCAAAAGAAGGAAATGTTTTTCTTTCCGCTGATTATTCACAAATCGAACTGCGAGTATTGGCATTTCTTTCTCAAGATGAAGCTTTAGTAAATGCATTTTTAAAAGGAGAAGATATTCATACTCGTACGGCTGCAAAATTATTTGATACCTCAATAGACAATGTTATAAGCGCACAACGTCAAATTGGTAAGCGAATCAATTTTAGTATTTTATATGGCTTAACACCATACGGTCTTTCTAAGGATTTAAAAATCCCATTTAAGGATGCTAAAATTTATATCGAAAAATATTTTGCGCAATATCCACAAGTATCTACATGGATGGATTCTATTATTGCCGAAACCAAAGAGCATGGCTATGTAACCACTTATTTTGGCCGACGCCGTTATATTCCAGGGATTTATGAAGAAAATAAAGTATTGTTTGATTTAGCACGCCGCATAGCTATCAATACTAAAGCACAGGGAACTGCCGCTGAGCTAATGAAATTAGGGATGATTAATTTGAATAAGGCATTAAAAAAAGAAAATCTGAACGCCAAAATATTATTGCAAATTCATGACGAACTATTAATTTCAGTACCTCAAAATGAACTGTCTCAGACTGAAAAAGTAGTTAAGCAAATTCTTGAAAATGTGGTTAATTGGAATGTGCCTCTTGTGGTATCAACACGATTTGGTAATGATTGGCAAGAAATTACAAAATAA
- the gatB gene encoding Asp-tRNA(Asn)/Glu-tRNA(Gln) amidotransferase subunit GatB has product MANTNSILSKFPDYEVVIGIEVHVQLTTKSKIFCLCSNEVIKDPNVNICHICTGHPGVLPVLNKKVVDYAIMAGLATNCSITRLSEFDRKHYFYPDLPKGYQITQNDKPICSEGYVNIRLEDLSKKQIRLMRIHMEEDAGKSIHATETESFVDLNRAGTPLLEMVTYPDLASAYEAKAYLKALRSIVQYLHICSGNMEEGAFRADTNISVRKKGASKLGTKVELKNINSFKFIGDAIEYEIERQIGLLQEGQHIQQETRLWDTKEHITKPMRIKEEMADYRYFKEPDLPLIEINEEWINRIKSLIPELPEKKFDRFCTQKGLTPYEAEILVEDLELANYFEEATKYTDSKNLINWILRDLLGYLKEEKIPLVSCKVTPNKLAQIVDLVEKDVINNQAAKQIFEIVAKTGKDPLTVVKEEGLEQIGSTEELEQVVLSIIKENPAKVEQYKSGKDKLFGFFVGQAMQKTQGKGNPKILQELLKKHLS; this is encoded by the coding sequence GTGGCTAATACAAATTCTATACTTTCTAAATTTCCTGATTATGAAGTTGTCATTGGTATTGAGGTACATGTTCAGTTAACTACTAAGAGTAAAATATTTTGTTTGTGCTCTAATGAAGTAATTAAAGATCCAAATGTGAACATTTGCCATATTTGTACCGGGCATCCTGGTGTTTTACCAGTATTAAACAAAAAAGTTGTTGATTATGCAATCATGGCTGGGTTAGCAACTAATTGTAGTATTACGCGCCTATCAGAATTTGACCGTAAACATTATTTTTATCCTGATTTACCAAAAGGTTATCAAATTACACAAAATGATAAGCCTATTTGCTCTGAAGGATATGTAAATATCAGATTAGAAGATTTAAGTAAAAAACAAATACGTTTAATGCGTATTCATATGGAAGAAGATGCGGGAAAAAGCATTCATGCTACAGAAACTGAAAGTTTTGTTGATTTGAATCGCGCCGGCACCCCATTGCTTGAAATGGTAACTTATCCTGATCTTGCAAGCGCCTATGAAGCAAAAGCGTATCTAAAAGCATTACGCTCCATCGTTCAATATTTACATATTTGTAGTGGAAATATGGAAGAAGGTGCATTCCGCGCGGACACCAATATTTCGGTACGTAAAAAAGGCGCATCTAAACTCGGTACTAAAGTTGAATTAAAAAATATTAATTCATTTAAATTTATTGGCGATGCAATTGAATACGAAATCGAACGACAAATCGGTCTTTTGCAAGAAGGACAACATATTCAGCAAGAAACTCGCCTATGGGATACTAAAGAACATATAACAAAACCGATGCGTATTAAAGAAGAAATGGCCGATTATCGTTATTTTAAAGAGCCAGATTTACCACTTATCGAGATTAATGAAGAATGGATTAATCGCATTAAAAGTTTAATACCTGAACTTCCTGAAAAAAAATTTGATCGGTTTTGTACTCAAAAAGGCTTAACTCCTTATGAAGCAGAAATTTTGGTTGAAGATCTTGAGCTTGCCAATTATTTTGAAGAGGCAACAAAATATACGGATAGTAAAAATCTGATCAATTGGATTTTGCGTGATCTTTTGGGCTATCTAAAAGAAGAAAAAATACCATTAGTATCCTGTAAAGTTACTCCAAACAAGCTAGCACAAATTGTTGATTTAGTTGAAAAGGATGTAATCAATAATCAAGCGGCAAAGCAAATATTTGAAATAGTTGCTAAAACAGGAAAAGATCCTTTGACCGTTGTAAAAGAAGAAGGTCTTGAACAAATTGGCTCAACTGAAGAACTTGAACAAGTAGTACTTTCCATCATAAAAGAAAACCCTGCAAAAGTAGAACAATACAAATCAGGAAAAGATAAACTTTTTGGTTTTTTTGTTGGACAGGCAATGCAAAAAACTCAGGGCAAAGGAAATCCTAAAATCTTACAAGAATTATTGA
- the rho gene encoding transcription termination factor Rho, whose product MTFEELKQMSLADLNYQARRLGVIGASLLTKDELIKRIIEIQEHPDKDIEVEGVLEKLPDGFGFLRSARFDYISGPDDIYVSPSQIRRFGLKTGDTVKGIIRKPKEGEKYFALLKISTVNGVDPSVLGDRLIFDRLTPLHPEKKFTLESNPNFISTRLMDIFTPIGKGQRGLIVAPPKTGKTVLLKEIAQSLLSNHPEVYFIVLLIDERPEEVADIRRSIKGANAEVISSTFDEPAERHVQVAEIVLEKAKRLVEVGKDVVIILDSITRLARAYNTTMPASGKVLTGGIDANALQRPKRFFGAARNTEESGSLTIIGSALVETGSRMDEVIYEEFKGTGNMELHMSRKLSNRRIFPAFDLLVSGTRREELLLPEDELNKSWVLRKFLSTMNTIEGMEFLIDKMKKHKTNAEFFESIQRKNGATPAAA is encoded by the coding sequence ATGACCTTCGAAGAATTAAAACAAATGAGTCTTGCTGATTTAAATTATCAAGCGAGACGATTAGGTGTTATTGGAGCAAGTCTTCTAACAAAAGACGAGCTTATTAAACGTATTATTGAAATCCAAGAACATCCTGATAAAGATATTGAAGTTGAGGGGGTATTAGAAAAATTACCTGATGGCTTTGGATTTTTACGTTCAGCCAGATTCGATTATATTTCAGGACCGGATGATATTTATGTTTCACCATCACAAATTAGACGTTTTGGCCTTAAAACAGGTGATACCGTAAAGGGTATTATTCGTAAGCCAAAAGAAGGTGAAAAATATTTTGCACTATTAAAAATTAGCACCGTAAATGGTGTTGATCCTTCTGTATTAGGTGATCGGCTTATTTTTGATAGGCTTACTCCATTACATCCTGAAAAAAAGTTTACTCTTGAATCAAATCCTAATTTTATTTCAACTCGCTTAATGGATATTTTTACCCCAATCGGTAAAGGGCAACGTGGTCTTATTGTTGCACCACCTAAAACAGGTAAAACGGTTTTATTAAAAGAAATCGCACAAAGTCTTTTGAGTAATCACCCTGAAGTTTACTTCATAGTTTTACTCATCGATGAACGTCCTGAAGAAGTTGCTGATATTCGTCGTTCTATCAAAGGAGCTAATGCTGAGGTTATTAGTTCTACATTTGATGAACCTGCAGAACGGCATGTACAAGTAGCAGAAATCGTATTAGAAAAAGCAAAACGTCTTGTTGAAGTTGGCAAAGATGTAGTGATTATTCTTGATTCTATTACTCGTTTAGCGCGTGCTTATAATACTACTATGCCTGCATCAGGCAAAGTATTAACTGGTGGTATTGATGCAAATGCGTTACAAAGACCAAAGCGATTCTTTGGTGCTGCTCGAAATACTGAAGAAAGTGGATCATTAACTATTATTGGTTCTGCATTAGTAGAAACCGGTTCCCGTATGGATGAAGTTATCTATGAAGAATTTAAAGGAACCGGCAATATGGAACTTCATATGAGCAGAAAACTTTCAAATCGTCGTATCTTCCCAGCATTCGATTTATTAGTTTCAGGTACTCGTCGTGAAGAACTATTATTACCAGAAGATGAATTAAATAAATCTTGGGTATTACGCAAATTCTTATCAACTATGAATACCATAGAAGGCATGGAATTCTTAATTGATAAAATGAAAAAACATAAAACGAATGCTGAATTCTTTGAATCAATTCAAAGGAAAAATGGTGCTACTCCTGCTGCGGCATAG
- the rpmA gene encoding 50S ribosomal protein L27 yields the protein MATSKSGGSTQNGRDSISKRLGIKLFDGQVVNGGEIIVRQRGTRVHPGASVGHGGDDTLFAKKAGVVKFHYGPKGRKYVSIISQ from the coding sequence ATGGCAACTAGTAAATCGGGTGGTTCTACCCAAAATGGTCGTGATAGTATAAGCAAAAGACTTGGCATTAAATTATTTGATGGGCAAGTGGTAAATGGTGGAGAAATTATTGTACGTCAGCGCGGTACTCGTGTGCACCCAGGTGCTTCAGTAGGTCATGGTGGCGATGATACATTATTTGCTAAAAAAGCCGGAGTGGTTAAATTCCATTATGGCCCTAAAGGACGCAAATACGTATCAATAATTTCACAATAA
- a CDS encoding ankyrin repeat domain-containing protein — MNRIYFIIMAFFCTIFTCYSMEQKIKIDTHWPHQISAISLLDERLTVDQATELIKTKNVNACSIFFKTPLHIAVERNHKELTNFLIANSAKKNFRDWQGKTPLFYAVKNRNMELIEILLKAGASIEITNNKKETLIGYAEAKGIQLEKIQNQILNKNNLTSLIEPDIKHRIFSANGSDNQKKGFLSLIDNEKANQLNEMKTNSDDVDNEKKQNSSCFSQKFLLTGARVACAVLAIVSLYQFSNLFN, encoded by the coding sequence ATGAATCGAATATATTTTATTATCATGGCTTTTTTTTGTACCATTTTTACTTGTTATAGCATGGAACAAAAAATAAAAATAGATACACATTGGCCTCATCAAATATCGGCTATAAGTTTATTGGATGAACGGTTAACTGTTGATCAAGCAACTGAACTTATAAAAACAAAAAATGTTAATGCGTGCTCAATATTTTTTAAGACTCCGCTTCATATAGCAGTGGAGCGTAATCATAAAGAGTTAACAAATTTTTTGATTGCAAATAGTGCAAAAAAAAATTTTCGCGATTGGCAAGGGAAAACACCTTTGTTTTATGCAGTAAAAAATCGGAATATGGAGCTTATAGAAATATTATTAAAGGCTGGCGCTTCTATAGAGATCACCAATAATAAAAAAGAAACTCTTATTGGTTATGCTGAAGCTAAGGGAATTCAATTAGAGAAAATACAAAATCAAATATTGAATAAAAATAATTTAACTTCATTAATTGAACCAGATATAAAACATCGTATTTTTTCAGCAAATGGTTCCGACAATCAAAAAAAAGGCTTTTTATCTTTGATTGATAATGAGAAAGCAAATCAGTTAAATGAAATGAAAACAAACTCAGATGATGTAGACAATGAAAAAAAACAAAATTCAAGTTGCTTTTCTCAAAAGTTTCTTTTGACAGGTGCTCGAGTAGCTTGCGCTGTTTTAGCTATAGTAAGTTTGTATCAATTTTCTAATTTGTTTAATTAA